The Zalophus californianus isolate mZalCal1 chromosome X, mZalCal1.pri.v2, whole genome shotgun sequence genome window below encodes:
- the LOC113931237 gene encoding carbonic anhydrase 5B, mitochondrial-like, which produces MVAMSSLRVILQASPCKSLWRRLQTARFVPARPCSLYTCTYKSRNRALHPLWETVDLVPGGERQSPINIRWRDSVYDPGLKPLTISYDPTTCLHVWNNGYSFLVEFEDSADKSGRICFSQDKHLYCF; this is translated from the exons ATGGTGGCGATGAGTAGCCTGAGGGTCATTCTTCAAGCCTCTCCATGCAAGTCACTGTGGAGAAGATTGCAGACCGCCAGGTTCGTGCCAGCGAGGCCCTGCAGCCTCTACACCTGCACGTACAAAAGCCGGAACCGAGCCT TGCACCCGCTCTGGGAGACCGTGGACCTGGTCCCGGGGGGCGAGCGCCAGTCGCCCATCAACATCCGGTGGAGGGACAGCGTCTATGATCCTGGCTTAAAACCGCTCACCATCTCTTACGACCCCACCACCTGCCTCCATGTCTGGAATAACGGGTACTCTTTCCTCGTGGAATTTGAAGATTCTGCAGATAAATCAG ggagaatctgcttctctcagGATAAGCATCTTTACTGCTTTTGA